A genomic segment from Gracilimonas sediminicola encodes:
- the ftsY gene encoding signal recognition particle-docking protein FtsY, whose protein sequence is MGFLEKLGLKKKEKLDEGVEKSRDGLLNKIGKAFVGKDKVDDAILDDLEEILITSDVGVNTTIEIIKKIEARVAKDKYVTQDELQAMLREEIVHLLEDNAPDKPAEFEAEFPINPHVILVVGVNGVGKTTTIGKLAHLYKKAGKKVILGAADTFRAAAVNQLKIWSERADVPIIQQGQNADPASVAYDTVAAAKARGSDVALIDTAGRLHNKKALMEELAKIKRVMGKVVEGAPHEVILVLDASTGQNAMQQAKAFTETVDITGLALTKLDGTAKGGIVIGVSHELSVPVKYIGLGEKIEDLQVFDRANFVNALFGE, encoded by the coding sequence ATGGGATTTCTTGAAAAATTAGGACTGAAGAAAAAAGAAAAGCTTGACGAAGGTGTTGAGAAAAGTCGCGATGGCCTGCTTAATAAAATCGGGAAGGCCTTTGTAGGGAAAGATAAAGTTGATGATGCCATCCTGGATGACCTCGAAGAAATCCTGATTACTTCGGATGTGGGGGTTAACACCACCATCGAGATTATTAAGAAAATTGAAGCCCGGGTTGCCAAAGATAAGTACGTAACGCAGGATGAGCTACAAGCAATGCTCCGGGAAGAAATTGTACACCTTCTGGAAGACAATGCCCCTGATAAACCCGCAGAATTTGAAGCCGAATTCCCCATCAACCCACACGTTATTTTAGTGGTTGGGGTGAATGGAGTCGGGAAAACGACCACCATCGGAAAGCTGGCTCACCTATATAAAAAAGCAGGCAAAAAAGTGATTTTAGGAGCTGCAGATACCTTCCGTGCGGCAGCGGTCAATCAGCTAAAAATCTGGAGTGAACGAGCGGATGTTCCCATCATCCAACAGGGCCAAAATGCAGACCCGGCTTCCGTTGCCTACGATACGGTTGCAGCAGCTAAAGCTCGCGGCAGCGATGTAGCTTTGATCGACACAGCCGGTCGGCTTCACAACAAAAAAGCACTGATGGAAGAACTTGCCAAAATAAAGCGGGTAATGGGTAAGGTGGTGGAAGGAGCTCCACATGAAGTGATTTTAGTACTGGATGCTTCCACCGGACAGAATGCCATGCAGCAGGCAAAAGCGTTCACCGAAACGGTAGATATCACCGGGCTGGCTCTCACTAAATTAGATGGAACGGCTAAAGGAGGAATCGTAATCGGAGTATCGCATGAGCTTAGCGTTCCCGTAAAATATATCGGGCTGGGTGAGAAAATAGAAGACCTTCAGGTATTTGACCGGGCCAACTTTGTGAATGCGTTGTTTGGGGAATAA
- a CDS encoding CDP-alcohol phosphatidyltransferase family protein — MANTTKNIDGKKVEVTGRVFTWSNTISFSRILVAFPVVYLHYLNDLQVNTAIMVLIVYGVISDYLDGFIARKTDTISELGKMIDPIADKLCALVLFVYTVWIGWIPLWFLIFAVIRDSMIMLGSYYIKKKYDKVAMAIMSGKISVNVLALYWIAVFFFPDAGGVHMFLMACSLTLMIISWIDYFNRYRLIMSGAEFN, encoded by the coding sequence TTGGCTAATACAACCAAAAATATAGACGGAAAGAAAGTGGAGGTTACAGGACGGGTATTTACCTGGTCCAATACCATTTCGTTCAGCCGTATTTTAGTGGCCTTTCCGGTGGTCTATTTACATTACCTGAACGATTTACAGGTGAATACCGCTATTATGGTATTAATTGTATATGGAGTGATATCCGATTATCTGGATGGTTTTATTGCCCGAAAGACCGACACCATCTCAGAACTGGGCAAGATGATTGACCCGATTGCCGATAAGCTGTGTGCTCTCGTTCTTTTCGTGTACACCGTGTGGATAGGATGGATTCCCCTTTGGTTTTTGATATTTGCGGTAATCCGGGACAGTATGATTATGCTGGGCTCGTACTATATCAAAAAGAAATACGATAAGGTGGCCATGGCTATCATGTCCGGAAAAATTTCTGTGAACGTGTTAGCCTTGTACTGGATCGCGGTGTTTTTCTTTCCGGATGCCGGAGGCGTCCATATGTTTTTGATGGCATGTTCACTCACATTAATGATTATCTCCTGGATCGATTACTTTAATCGCTACCGCCTGATTATGAGCGGAGCAGAATTCAATTAG
- a CDS encoding NUDIX domain-containing protein, whose translation MNEHKLLVEKTLTSKEVFNGKLLHVFYDEVRLPDGSTSTREWIKHPGACAVVPVFDNGDLMMIRQFRYPMKQIFWEVPAGKIDAGELQDTTAMRELEEEAGVSTTDFAYVGHFYPGIGYSDEVIHIYVAWNLKSVPQKADEDEFVTRQRIPFKEAVNMVHSGEINDGKTVICLLRAWQWWQNNEPFELA comes from the coding sequence ATGAACGAGCACAAATTACTGGTAGAGAAAACCCTGACATCGAAAGAAGTTTTCAACGGAAAGCTGTTGCACGTTTTCTATGATGAAGTCCGGCTGCCTGATGGCTCAACTTCTACCCGGGAATGGATTAAACATCCCGGTGCCTGTGCTGTGGTTCCTGTTTTTGATAACGGAGACCTGATGATGATTCGGCAGTTTCGATATCCCATGAAACAGATTTTCTGGGAAGTCCCTGCCGGTAAAATTGATGCCGGAGAGCTGCAAGACACCACTGCTATGCGGGAACTTGAGGAGGAAGCCGGCGTTTCTACAACTGATTTCGCCTACGTCGGGCATTTTTACCCCGGCATCGGATATTCCGATGAAGTCATCCATATCTATGTGGCCTGGAACCTGAAGTCGGTTCCGCAGAAAGCAGATGAGGATGAGTTTGTTACCCGCCAGCGTATTCCTTTCAAAGAAGCAGTCAATATGGTTCACTCCGGAGAAATCAACGATGGGAAAACCGTGATCTGTTTACTCAGGGCATGGCAGTGGTGGCAGAATAATGAGCCTTTCGAGTTAGCTTAA
- a CDS encoding helix-turn-helix domain-containing protein, with translation MPKTVGDLTLYSVDDLHEQLGISKMTLRTYLREGRIRGRKLGVSWYVTEEAIREYFNEPQEPSPQTSKKKSDKQYRYIVQGINDLVSETEECETIDEVISTLKEQAIISLFQVRIVDKKSDEITEIIKAREFLERHA, from the coding sequence ATGCCCAAGACAGTAGGAGATTTAACGCTGTATTCGGTCGATGACCTGCATGAGCAGCTCGGAATTTCAAAGATGACTTTGCGAACCTACCTTCGGGAAGGACGAATCCGGGGGCGAAAGCTGGGGGTTAGCTGGTATGTTACGGAAGAAGCCATCCGCGAGTATTTTAATGAGCCTCAGGAGCCATCACCCCAAACATCAAAAAAGAAAAGTGATAAGCAGTACCGGTATATTGTGCAAGGCATTAACGACCTTGTGAGTGAAACCGAAGAATGCGAAACTATTGATGAAGTAATATCCACACTGAAGGAACAGGCGATCATAAGCTTATTCCAGGTTCGGATCGTGGATAAAAAATCAGATGAAATCACAGAAATTATTAAAGCCAGAGAATTTTTAGAACGCCATGCTTAA
- a CDS encoding BamA/TamA family outer membrane protein: MINKCYALLLLLLLLSSCSASQTYINREDGDPFSLSPPNSNDLVYRVFLIGDAGAPSLDVQEPSLKFLQQQLEESGERSAAIFLGDNIYMNGLPDSAHHRRSFYEQRLMEQLKTVDNFKGRVVFIPGNHDWDDGGPDGVEAVKRQERFVESYLNRGNTFLPDNGFPGPVSVKLLDDNDDPRLREDIRLIVLDTQWWLHKYDKPYGDTGEYELFDAGDILIELDDILKKQRNDYLLIAAHHPLKTNGNHGGYLPPSTHLKPPVFGSLYALYRRVFGNPQDVHHHQYAKMVDALENLFHTYELEDLIYASGHAHSLQYHREEGTRINHHYLISGSGTKENYVASGRGAEFIHSGNGFLTIQYYGDGSVWLEAWTPQGDGSTGKLLYRNQLKPPFEEAFPDQDSIEDVADIDYTDSTKVAAANHDYDGKNSLFEFFIGAHNRKYWSVEHEFPVFDITEVEGGLTPVRTGGKGQSTTIHLEREDGRDFVLRSVDKEAGRIWDEELKKTIARDLAQDQFSIINPYSALLIPTLADAIGTYHTNPAIYYVPDDPKLGVYADEISGQLALFEERPNGDMSDVASVGFTEEVLSSTELLRELDNDIDHRVDQQAFAKNRLFDMLLADWDRHEDQWRWASFEPEDEKGKIYKPIPRDRDIALMNMTGVIPSLAKVLGPFSQYQNFSDDYGYLKGLNNNSLAMTRRFTNQLTKKEWLDIAEDIKNSLTDDVIEEAVRNYPAPVFEKFGDETIRTFKIRRDKIIDVAVDYYELISGVVSIQGSNKRELFEVQVLSADEVQVKVFKLSGKGEVREQYYERVFSRNETHELRLYGMGDDDIFRLNGEGKNNTKIRIIGGSGNDVYSDSTSRKGLFRQVEIYDTRNGNSVSKGSNTDVNLYDKAENIHYNYSKDFRWNTIRASLFFEYNNDDGLFLGGGPNIIQNGFRKQPASVHYPRANYAPLTGAANVRYNGTWYDVIQKWDAKLEGEFLFPKSYKNFFGFGNETTLQDRSLNYYRARLYQYTIEPGMTIQKNILELYAGINLRGTNVEKDPNNIVTDPTQGIPRGDFDEQWFTGLVTSLHFSDLDNGLNPKQGYRLILDGELNVGVLNTDETFSRLQSELELYFSPRLDPQITLANRVGSAHNIGDFPFYEANTLGGTTNLRGYNGRRFSGRTSFFNNTELRVELFDFYNYLLGGKVGISGFFDVGRVWFEGENSELWHTGYGGGVWFNVFESFLINSSIGVSEEGTLFSVKAGFLF, translated from the coding sequence ATGATTAATAAGTGTTACGCCCTCTTACTTCTTCTCCTTCTTCTTTCTTCTTGTTCGGCCAGCCAAACATATATTAACCGGGAAGACGGTGATCCCTTTTCTCTTTCTCCCCCCAACAGTAATGACTTAGTCTATCGGGTATTCCTGATCGGTGACGCCGGCGCTCCCTCCTTGGATGTTCAGGAACCAAGCCTGAAGTTCCTTCAGCAACAACTTGAAGAATCCGGCGAGCGAAGTGCCGCTATTTTTCTTGGGGATAATATTTACATGAATGGACTCCCTGACTCTGCTCATCACCGTCGATCTTTTTATGAGCAGCGATTAATGGAGCAGCTCAAAACCGTTGACAACTTTAAAGGACGTGTGGTTTTTATACCGGGTAACCACGACTGGGATGATGGTGGACCTGATGGTGTAGAGGCCGTAAAGCGACAAGAACGTTTTGTGGAATCGTACCTGAATCGTGGCAATACTTTTTTGCCCGACAATGGCTTCCCAGGACCTGTATCCGTTAAACTGCTGGACGACAATGACGACCCCCGGCTTCGTGAAGACATTCGGCTTATTGTTTTAGATACGCAGTGGTGGCTTCACAAATACGACAAACCATATGGCGATACCGGAGAGTATGAACTTTTTGATGCCGGCGATATCCTTATCGAACTGGATGACATTCTGAAAAAGCAACGAAATGATTATTTGTTGATTGCTGCCCACCATCCTTTAAAAACCAATGGGAATCATGGCGGGTATCTTCCTCCATCCACCCACCTGAAACCACCCGTTTTTGGGAGTTTATATGCGTTGTACCGCAGAGTATTTGGCAACCCACAGGATGTTCACCATCATCAATATGCAAAAATGGTGGACGCACTGGAAAACTTATTTCACACCTACGAACTGGAGGATTTGATATATGCTTCCGGTCATGCACACAGCCTTCAATATCACCGCGAGGAAGGCACCCGCATCAATCATCATTACCTGATCAGCGGTTCCGGCACAAAAGAGAATTATGTAGCCTCCGGGCGGGGAGCTGAGTTTATCCACTCCGGAAACGGATTTTTGACTATTCAATATTATGGAGATGGATCTGTCTGGCTGGAAGCGTGGACTCCCCAAGGAGATGGGTCTACCGGAAAATTACTGTATCGAAACCAACTTAAGCCCCCTTTTGAGGAGGCCTTTCCTGATCAGGATTCCATAGAGGATGTGGCTGACATTGATTACACCGACAGCACAAAAGTGGCTGCTGCCAACCATGATTATGATGGCAAGAACAGCCTGTTCGAGTTTTTTATTGGGGCACATAACCGAAAATACTGGTCGGTTGAGCATGAGTTTCCGGTGTTTGACATCACCGAAGTTGAAGGTGGGTTGACGCCCGTACGAACCGGGGGGAAAGGACAATCTACCACCATTCACCTGGAACGCGAAGACGGCCGGGATTTTGTGCTCCGCTCCGTTGACAAAGAGGCCGGCCGGATCTGGGATGAGGAGCTCAAGAAAACCATTGCCCGGGATTTAGCCCAGGATCAGTTTTCCATTATCAATCCCTATTCCGCATTGCTGATCCCAACACTGGCAGATGCCATCGGCACCTATCATACCAACCCCGCGATCTATTATGTACCGGATGACCCCAAGCTTGGCGTCTATGCTGATGAAATAAGCGGGCAACTTGCTCTGTTTGAAGAACGCCCCAACGGCGACATGAGTGATGTTGCCAGCGTTGGGTTTACTGAAGAGGTGCTCAGCAGCACGGAACTGCTACGAGAACTCGACAATGATATAGATCATCGTGTGGACCAACAAGCTTTTGCCAAAAACCGGCTCTTTGATATGCTGTTGGCCGACTGGGATCGGCATGAAGACCAATGGCGATGGGCTTCTTTTGAACCGGAAGACGAGAAAGGCAAGATCTACAAACCCATTCCACGCGACCGGGATATTGCACTGATGAACATGACCGGGGTTATCCCTTCTCTGGCTAAAGTTCTGGGGCCTTTTTCCCAGTATCAAAATTTTTCTGACGACTATGGATATCTCAAAGGGCTAAACAACAACTCGCTGGCTATGACGCGCCGGTTCACAAATCAGCTTACCAAAAAGGAATGGCTGGACATTGCGGAAGACATCAAAAACTCCCTTACGGATGACGTTATAGAGGAAGCTGTCCGAAACTACCCGGCTCCGGTTTTTGAGAAGTTTGGAGATGAAACCATCCGAACGTTTAAAATCCGCAGAGACAAAATAATTGATGTTGCTGTCGACTACTATGAACTGATTTCCGGTGTGGTTTCTATACAAGGAAGCAACAAGCGGGAGCTATTTGAGGTGCAGGTGCTTAGCGCTGATGAAGTACAGGTAAAAGTGTTTAAGCTATCGGGTAAAGGAGAGGTTCGGGAGCAATATTATGAGCGTGTTTTCTCACGAAACGAAACCCATGAACTGCGCCTGTATGGAATGGGCGATGACGATATTTTCCGATTGAATGGAGAGGGAAAGAATAATACCAAAATCAGGATTATCGGCGGTTCGGGAAATGATGTGTACTCGGATTCAACCTCCCGTAAAGGCTTGTTCCGCCAGGTTGAAATTTATGATACAAGGAATGGCAACTCCGTATCGAAAGGCTCTAACACAGATGTAAACCTCTACGACAAAGCCGAAAACATTCATTACAATTACAGCAAGGATTTCCGCTGGAATACCATCCGTGCCAGCCTCTTTTTTGAATACAATAACGATGACGGTTTGTTCCTGGGCGGCGGGCCGAACATCATTCAAAATGGCTTCAGAAAACAACCGGCGTCTGTTCATTATCCACGGGCCAATTACGCCCCGCTTACCGGAGCTGCAAACGTACGCTATAACGGAACCTGGTATGATGTGATCCAAAAGTGGGATGCCAAACTGGAAGGTGAGTTTTTGTTTCCCAAGAGTTATAAGAATTTTTTCGGCTTTGGAAATGAAACGACATTGCAAGACCGCTCTTTGAATTATTACCGAGCCCGCCTGTATCAATATACCATTGAACCGGGAATGACCATCCAAAAAAACATCCTGGAGCTTTATGCCGGCATTAACTTGCGCGGTACCAATGTGGAGAAAGACCCGAACAACATTGTCACCGACCCAACACAGGGAATCCCCCGTGGTGATTTTGACGAACAGTGGTTTACCGGCCTGGTAACTTCCCTTCACTTTTCTGATTTAGATAATGGCCTTAATCCAAAACAAGGATATCGACTTATTCTGGATGGGGAGCTAAATGTGGGAGTTCTGAATACGGACGAAACCTTCAGCCGGCTTCAGTCTGAACTGGAGCTGTACTTCTCACCCCGGCTTGACCCGCAAATTACCCTCGCCAACAGAGTCGGCTCGGCCCATAACATTGGAGACTTTCCATTTTACGAGGCCAATACCCTTGGAGGCACCACCAACTTAAGAGGATACAACGGGCGTCGTTTTTCGGGGAGAACCAGCTTTTTCAATAACACCGAGCTACGCGTGGAGCTCTTCGATTTCTACAACTACCTGTTAGGCGGAAAGGTGGGAATCAGTGGCTTTTTTGATGTGGGCCGCGTTTGGTTTGAGGGAGAGAATTCCGAGCTTTGGCATACCGGCTACGGCGGTGGCGTTTGGTTTAATGTGTTTGAATCTTTTTTAATCAATTCGAGTATTGGTGTGTCGGAAGAAGGAACCTTGTTTTCAGTGAAAGCAGGATTTTTATTCTGA
- a CDS encoding tetratricopeptide repeat protein, whose amino-acid sequence MAKTNNIRLLAAIMFADIVGYSKMMQDNETNAKALRDRQRSVIEKFLLKYHGQVMQYYGDGTLIMFGSALDAVNCAKEIQAELRSEPTVPLRIGIHIGDVVYDDEGIYGDAVNVAARVQALGITGSVMISGKVFDEIKNHPGIRVEAFGEHELKNIYIPISIYALADRGLEVPKQSYIEELTGSSQKSIAVLPFTNFSSEADNEYFSDGITEEIINTLTKVKDLRVASRTSVFAYKSVTKDVRDIGKELNVSTLLEGSVRKAGNRIRVTAQLINADDGFHIWSENFDGEMKDIFSVQDEIALKIVTRLEDSFTEQEKDRLYESSTQNVDAYNYYLQGLFYWNKRSPEAVKKAITFFEKAIHECNTYTNAYSYLANCYTYLGTIGHMQGEKAFTKAEKNALKAIEINNSRADSYIALGFVNLFFKWDFYTAESNFRKAITMEPNSSEARQALSFYNRIVGRFDRMIRQAEAAAKIDPLSLPALLELGRSHWVVGNYEKALNSFNEALDLDPLFRAALEGKALVYMSQKKYDKALRAAKKYIDLIDSKYKGGSQLACIYALMGDKKRTEESIELIKKREKDQPNQNLTLDYAMVYAALGDKDRAFKYLNKAYKQKLGSLLLIQTLPVIKNLKGDPRFEELVHKIGLPKESKVSLNAH is encoded by the coding sequence ATGGCCAAAACTAATAACATACGATTGCTCGCTGCCATCATGTTTGCCGATATTGTCGGTTATTCAAAAATGATGCAAGATAATGAGACGAACGCAAAAGCGCTTAGAGACCGTCAGCGATCTGTAATCGAGAAGTTTTTGCTGAAGTATCATGGGCAGGTGATGCAGTATTATGGGGATGGCACGCTCATCATGTTTGGCAGTGCGCTGGATGCCGTAAACTGCGCCAAAGAAATTCAGGCAGAACTGCGAAGCGAACCGACTGTTCCATTACGCATTGGCATTCATATCGGAGATGTGGTGTACGATGATGAGGGCATTTACGGAGACGCTGTAAATGTAGCCGCGCGCGTTCAGGCGCTTGGAATTACAGGCTCGGTTATGATTTCAGGGAAGGTGTTTGATGAAATCAAAAATCACCCCGGTATTCGCGTAGAGGCTTTCGGTGAACATGAGCTTAAAAACATCTACATCCCTATAAGCATCTATGCCCTGGCCGATCGCGGCCTTGAAGTCCCCAAACAAAGCTACATCGAAGAACTGACCGGAAGTTCTCAAAAGAGCATAGCTGTTTTACCATTTACCAATTTCAGCTCCGAAGCAGATAACGAATACTTTAGCGACGGCATCACCGAGGAGATCATCAATACCCTCACAAAAGTAAAAGACCTCCGCGTTGCCTCCCGAACCTCCGTATTCGCCTACAAGAGCGTGACCAAAGACGTCCGCGATATTGGAAAGGAATTGAATGTATCTACTCTTCTGGAGGGCAGTGTGCGCAAGGCCGGAAATCGAATCAGAGTTACAGCGCAGCTTATCAATGCTGATGATGGGTTTCATATTTGGTCCGAAAACTTTGACGGGGAAATGAAGGATATTTTTTCGGTGCAGGATGAAATCGCCCTCAAAATCGTGACCCGATTGGAAGACAGTTTCACTGAACAGGAAAAAGACCGGCTCTATGAATCTTCCACCCAAAATGTTGATGCCTATAATTATTATTTACAGGGGCTTTTTTACTGGAACAAGCGGTCTCCGGAAGCTGTCAAAAAAGCCATTACCTTTTTTGAAAAAGCCATCCATGAATGCAACACCTACACTAACGCCTACTCTTATCTGGCAAATTGCTATACCTACCTCGGAACCATTGGACATATGCAAGGCGAAAAAGCGTTTACCAAGGCAGAAAAGAATGCGCTGAAGGCTATTGAGATTAACAATTCCCGGGCCGACTCTTACATTGCCCTGGGTTTCGTGAACCTGTTTTTTAAGTGGGATTTTTACACCGCCGAATCCAATTTCCGGAAGGCAATTACCATGGAGCCTAACAGCAGCGAAGCACGACAAGCTCTTTCATTTTATAATCGGATTGTTGGCCGGTTTGACAGGATGATTCGGCAAGCAGAAGCAGCTGCTAAAATTGACCCCCTTTCGTTGCCGGCACTGCTGGAATTAGGCCGATCACATTGGGTAGTTGGCAATTATGAAAAGGCCCTGAACTCGTTCAATGAAGCGCTCGATTTAGATCCTCTTTTCCGCGCTGCACTGGAAGGAAAAGCGCTGGTTTATATGAGCCAAAAGAAATATGACAAAGCCTTGCGGGCCGCCAAGAAGTACATCGACCTCATCGACTCTAAGTACAAGGGTGGCTCTCAGCTTGCCTGTATTTACGCTTTAATGGGAGATAAAAAACGGACGGAAGAAAGTATCGAACTCATCAAAAAAAGAGAAAAAGACCAGCCAAACCAAAACCTGACGCTGGATTATGCCATGGTATATGCTGCTCTTGGCGATAAAGACCGGGCCTTCAAGTACCTGAATAAGGCGTATAAACAGAAACTCGGCTCGCTCCTTTTAATACAAACGCTGCCCGTCATAAAAAACCTAAAAGGCGATCCGCGGTTTGAAGAGCTGGTTCATAAGATCGGACTTCCTAAAGAATCAAAAGTGAGCCTCAACGCTCATTAA
- a CDS encoding Pycsar system effector family protein: MSDTQQENPQPEEEKKDLGSRKRGVSDMFRTSYRTHIELSAIADNKSNIMISINGIIISIILASISPKIDSNPWLLIPTSILLVTCMVALVYSVLAARPRVSKEEVSLEDVRSNRSNILFFGNFNKLNREDYVTGMEELMTDSERLYDTMARDLYGLGSVLSEKYRLIRIAYNVFMVGLVLSVSSFILVYLIISGGSGF; encoded by the coding sequence ATGTCAGACACACAACAAGAAAACCCTCAACCGGAAGAGGAAAAGAAAGATCTCGGCTCACGCAAGCGGGGTGTTTCAGATATGTTTCGGACTTCGTACCGCACTCACATTGAGCTGAGTGCCATTGCAGATAACAAGTCCAACATCATGATCAGCATCAACGGGATTATTATATCCATTATCCTTGCGTCCATCTCTCCCAAAATTGATTCCAACCCGTGGCTGCTCATCCCGACTTCTATTTTACTGGTAACCTGTATGGTTGCCCTGGTGTATTCGGTTTTGGCAGCCCGCCCGAGGGTTAGCAAAGAAGAAGTGTCGCTAGAAGATGTGCGTTCAAACCGGTCAAACATTTTGTTTTTCGGAAATTTTAATAAGCTGAACCGCGAAGATTATGTAACCGGCATGGAAGAGCTGATGACGGACAGCGAACGACTGTATGATACCATGGCCCGTGATTTATATGGATTGGGATCTGTTCTTTCTGAAAAATACCGGCTGATCAGGATTGCCTACAACGTATTTATGGTTGGGCTGGTGCTATCGGTAAGCAGCTTTATTTTGGTTTACCTGATAATTTCGGGAGGCTCCGGTTTTTAA
- a CDS encoding thioredoxin family protein codes for MKKKVAITIVVCAFLGIFMYNSLSKVQPNVIENAPEWIPINEAQEVAASTDKLIFVDVYEIGCKYCRAMDREVFPDSTVRQVLDANYIPVRIDGNSTEPIQFNGQEIPSKKFAQSKGAYVFPTSLILDAQGNVVKKKTGYMGVDEFRQFLYQ; via the coding sequence ATGAAGAAGAAAGTTGCCATTACCATCGTGGTTTGTGCGTTCCTTGGGATTTTTATGTACAACTCCCTTTCCAAGGTTCAACCCAATGTAATAGAAAACGCCCCTGAATGGATTCCGATTAATGAAGCCCAGGAAGTAGCCGCATCTACCGATAAGCTCATTTTTGTGGATGTGTATGAAATCGGCTGCAAATACTGCCGGGCCATGGATCGGGAAGTATTCCCGGACTCTACCGTTCGACAGGTGCTGGATGCCAACTATATCCCCGTTCGTATCGATGGCAACTCCACGGAACCTATTCAGTTCAACGGACAGGAAATCCCCTCCAAAAAATTCGCCCAAAGCAAAGGGGCCTATGTATTTCCTACTTCCCTGATACTGGATGCACAGGGAAACGTTGTCAAGAAAAAAACAGGTTATATGGGCGTAGATGAATTCCGACAGTTCTTATACCAATAA
- a CDS encoding PQQ-dependent sugar dehydrogenase, with product MIFKKLTQHLLPFVALLVFSTGCNSQTNDTKTPPASDLSVEAQLVVEGIRIGWGIGFLPNGDMLVTEKAGTLYHISEGEIVAEITEGIPSDLDVNGQGGFLDVETHPDYEENGWIYFSYASSQGEGSGSNTKIIRAKLDGSSLTSVEEIYKGTPNSRRGQHYGSRIVFDENGYLFFSIGDRGNRDVYPQDINRDGGKIYRLNADGSIPADNPFVGKDGLDAMYTYGHRNPQGMAVHPESGLVWSHEHGPRGGDEVNIIEPGNNYGWPVISYGINYDGTEFAEDTAREGMEQPITYWDPSIAPSGMAFITSDKYPGWEGDLLVGSLKFAYIAHLDLDGDEVVGEQKLVEGTGRIRAVEQGPDGYIYFSAEGDGIYRLVPTED from the coding sequence ATGATTTTCAAAAAACTGACCCAACACTTACTGCCCTTTGTTGCGCTGCTTGTATTTTCTACCGGATGCAACAGCCAAACCAACGACACCAAAACTCCTCCGGCTTCTGACCTCAGCGTTGAAGCCCAATTAGTTGTAGAAGGAATCCGTATTGGCTGGGGAATCGGCTTTCTCCCCAATGGAGATATGCTGGTAACCGAGAAAGCTGGAACCTTGTACCATATCAGTGAAGGTGAAATTGTTGCTGAAATTACCGAAGGCATTCCTTCTGATCTTGACGTGAACGGACAGGGAGGTTTCCTTGACGTAGAAACCCATCCGGATTACGAAGAAAACGGTTGGATTTACTTTTCCTATGCTTCCAGCCAAGGAGAAGGCTCAGGCAGTAACACAAAAATTATACGTGCCAAACTGGATGGAAGCAGCCTGACTTCCGTTGAAGAAATTTATAAAGGAACTCCCAACTCCCGCCGAGGGCAGCATTACGGAAGCCGCATTGTTTTTGATGAAAACGGATACCTGTTTTTCTCCATCGGTGACCGTGGAAATCGCGATGTTTATCCCCAGGACATCAATCGTGACGGCGGTAAGATTTACCGGTTGAATGCCGACGGCTCTATTCCGGCTGACAATCCTTTTGTAGGCAAAGATGGCCTTGATGCTATGTACACATACGGCCATAGAAATCCCCAGGGAATGGCTGTTCATCCTGAAAGCGGACTGGTTTGGTCGCACGAACACGGCCCGCGTGGTGGTGATGAAGTCAACATCATTGAACCGGGTAATAACTACGGATGGCCGGTTATCAGTTATGGTATTAATTACGATGGAACCGAGTTTGCCGAAGACACCGCCCGCGAAGGCATGGAGCAGCCCATCACTTATTGGGATCCATCAATTGCACCATCCGGAATGGCATTCATCACCAGTGATAAATACCCGGGCTGGGAGGGAGATCTTCTGGTCGGTTCTTTGAAATTCGCCTATATCGCCCACTTAGATTTGGATGGCGATGAAGTTGTAGGGGAACAAAAACTGGTTGAAGGTACCGGAAGAATCCGCGCAGTTGAACAAGGTCCTGACGGCTACATTTATTTTTCTGCAGAAGGCGACGGAATTTACCGATTAGTGCCCACTGAAGACTAA